The Sabethes cyaneus chromosome 3, idSabCyanKW18_F2, whole genome shotgun sequence DNA window agcTTCTGCAATCGCCATGACCGTCCGGACCATATAACTGCGGCTGTAACGGGACAACCGGAACTTATGCAGTGCAGATTCGCTCGTCGACTGCTATAGTTAAACATAATGAATTATCAATGCCATTCGCTCTGACCGCGTACCATTTGGTCGCCCTGGCACTGGAGAGCTGAATCAATAATTGGATGGGAATTATTTATGTGTAAATATATAGTCAGGTTAACTGGAGAGCATGAAATTTTAAACCACGCCGTTACTCTGGATCAGATTTCTGTTTTCCGATTTATTTTGTAACTTCATTCAAAATGTAGTTTGGAATGGCTTTCTTTACTTGCGTAACAAATAAAAGTTCTTTTGTACACTTGCTGTATGTATGCGAATCTGTATATAGAACAGAAGGTTTCATTTTCTTTATTAGATTAATAAGCATTCAAAACTTCTTATACACAGGATGGTTGTTTTGCTGCTTTTGGTTTTAGCTAATTATAGCAAAAGAACATTTGCTGCTCAATTTATCTTGCCTCTTAAATGTTAGTAATTAGTTTAAATTCATAATATTTTCCTCCCTTGTTTGAGGATCGCGGACTTatgtttttcaaattctgttccGAATTGAATTTATGTACAGGGTTGAGCCGTTTGTGGCTCGTTTACAATCATCTTCACTTAAATCGAACGATTTATAGAATTGTATGAGTTCACAATTTCACTCCAATAAAGATTGTTCAGTTAATTTGccatttctctctctctcgctctttgAAACACACTTTGGATAGAAAGATCACTTGAGCTGCGTCCTAAAAAGCAGTCATCATCGATTACTTGATATTTTGTATGTATACTTTAAATTCCGTGCATAGTACAAAAGCTATAATAGGCTTGAATCTTGTTCACAAATCTATCGAATACATCTTCCAGTGTTATCTTTTCTAAGCACATTGGTAAGCGATCTGTTCGCTTTCATATTCCATGTCTGTAGGTAACCTGACTCAGTCAGAATCTTAGATATTTATTATATACGATTTGAAAAAAATGATTGTTTTCTCTTTGATTAATTTCTTGGTTTACCACCGACAATTCATAgtgtaataaataaatttaaaaatcactcttttatgtacaattgTTTCACAAATATTAAGGACTCGACACTAATCTTAATTAGCTGTGTTTTCTATTCTGTTCATTTTCCTGTTACACTTCAAATTTCAATCACATCCCAAAGCGGCCCTTCGAACGTTCAAACGACTGTGCCAGAATCGGAAAAACGTCCCTGGCATGCAAATGCCTGGCTAACCGgtaataaataataatcattAAATGCTTCCCCGCACGTGGGGCTTTGGCTCAGGTCACGCATAACTTTGCGCTAGGTTTTGCTGCGATTGCTGTAGCTGCAGTTGGCAAGGATCCAGATGAGCTAGGCCCCCGTCCAGGTTCATATTGCAGCTTCCCCGTTCGACCCAGTGCCTCAGCCGGCCCCGTAGCTCCTCCAGACTTTTCGATTTGGCCTTGTTGATGCGTTTATACTTTACATCCTTCGGTTTGGTCACCGAACGGTGGTTCGACATGACCCTGTTGTAGTTGGTCACCGCTCCGGCCTTGCAGCCTTGAATGCTTCCCGGGGGAGTTTCGCATCCTCCCGAATCACCGTCGCAGCTAGTCTTGGTAATAATCACGGTGGTCATTGTTGTACTGGTGAACTTGGTTGTGGTTGTACTTTGATTTTCCTTGGAGTCGTCCGACTGATCGGACGAAATACATTTTTCAGTTCGATTTTTAAACTTGTCCCGTTTTTCCGTTACAGCATCTGCTTTGTTGCCTCCGGGACCGACCCCTCCCCCGCCACCACCAGCACCCTGTGGTTCAGGATCCTCTTCCACACTGTAAACCGTTTCCAGCACTTCCGGACGCCTCAAAAAACAGTTCGATCGCCtcgtattattatatttcaaatTCGTCGTTTCAATCGCATCGGAGATTGACCTCACTATGGTCACATCGTTGTTCAACTTATTCCCGCCGCAACGAGACTTTAGGCTACCCCCACCGCCGCCAAAGTAGATGGAACTGTTGCAGTCGGAATCGGCATCCTCCAGCACTACGGCCGAGTCGGAATCGTTGAGCGAATCAAAATCGTTACTGTTATTGTTACTGTTGTTAGTGGTGCTTAGGCTGATGGCCGGATCCAGAACGACATCGATGATGCCGTGGTCGATCAGGCGACTAGATAGCGTCTCGATGATCTTCTGCTGCCGAAAGATGGTCAGCTCCCGTTGGTAGAGAATGTTGGACACTTGCTTCTGCTTGCGCATTATCCGGgactccagcagcagcagctggctGGTCAAATAGTTGAGCTGTTCTGCTTTCTCCTTCTGCAGCCGGTGATTTTGCTCTTGCTGAAAGGTAAATAAAAGAAAGAATCATATTTAGTTGTACATTCATATgcttatttattttaaaaaaactagaaatgaTGTTAATACGACAATAGCAGCGAAAAAATAATACGATGCCTTTGTCAAAAGAAGAATCAAGAAAAGACGGCTTGCAAATACCTAATGATGCATTGCTTTTTACAGAAGAAAAATTTGCTCCTAATGTCTACTAACAAAACAAAAGCGTTTCCTTTATCGAAAAAATATACATGAAGTTCACGAAACACAACTTTAAAGAAGCTGCGTCTTTTTGCGTCGTGTTTATTATacatttgttataaaatttatttcgaAATAAGCGGAAAATTTCTAGAATTTGAAAATAGTTTCAGCGGTCAGGTCTTTTAAAGCGATACCGCCGaacttttcccaaaaaagtttcCAAATTTCGATTTTATAGGCCTTTTTCTATGCCTTCCAATCGGCTTTAGAATGTTACAAGGCTTCCACTCGTTGGGAACTACAATGACgccattgtcattgtaccaTTGTTCGGTCGAATTTGAATAGTGGAAAAAAGTACAGTCAATCACATACTGCTtcagaaaaagcaaaaacctCTCTTTTGGAAAACCACTCAGTTAGCTTCCAGGTACAATGCTGGTATAACAAACCAGTCGAGGTAAGCTCGAATCTCTCCTGAacggagtcagtaggattgttgcactagcatGGTAATTGTCGTCTACTTTAATAACCGggtacgaagtctgtcgataaagaagggtcaaaatttttcggaatttttgtttttgaaagatgataacttttgaatgcatggtcagaatgttatgatattagtatcaaaatg harbors:
- the LOC128741808 gene encoding uncharacterized protein LOC128741808; its protein translation is MPTTTVKKDTNEQHSDGDNEEEEPKDMKNAHLIINELRSRCRNQSEQIMAWKKAYALQQEQNHRLQKEKAEQLNYLTSQLLLLESRIMRKQKQVSNILYQRELTIFRQQKIIETLSSRLIDHGIIDVVLDPAISLSTTNNSNNNSNDFDSLNDSDSAVVLEDADSDCNSSIYFGGGGGSLKSRCGGNKLNNDVTIVRSISDAIETTNLKYNNTRRSNCFLRRPEVLETVYSVEEDPEPQGAGGGGGGVGPGGNKADAVTEKRDKFKNRTEKCISSDQSDDSKENQSTTTTKFTSTTMTTVIITKTSCDGDSGGCETPPGSIQGCKAGAVTNYNRVMSNHRSVTKPKDVKYKRINKAKSKSLEELRGRLRHWVERGSCNMNLDGGLAHLDPCQLQLQQSQQNLAQSYA